The following coding sequences are from one Thermostaphylospora chromogena window:
- a CDS encoding MauE/DoxX family redox-associated membrane protein: MIAQYLALVCQVSIGAIFLCAAVGKLMNPRSLNDLATLVRTTGLIRGRLSAGFGALILTVELAIASAMAIPVRLVTMLGFAMAACFMLFSIFVIFLLNRRGTAFTCACFGSSVKPLGPIHVVRNLMIALIACVGMLFSPEAGRLPSTMIALAVVTGLTAGGFLIALDRLSDLFSSGGSRISLNDR; the protein is encoded by the coding sequence ATGATTGCACAGTACTTGGCATTGGTGTGCCAAGTATCGATCGGGGCGATTTTCTTATGCGCGGCCGTCGGAAAATTAATGAACCCCCGTTCGCTGAACGATCTGGCGACTCTCGTCAGAACCACAGGACTGATCCGGGGCAGACTCTCCGCCGGCTTCGGGGCACTCATCTTGACCGTCGAGCTGGCCATCGCATCTGCGATGGCGATTCCCGTGCGGCTCGTCACCATGCTCGGCTTCGCAATGGCCGCCTGCTTCATGCTGTTTTCGATCTTCGTCATATTCCTCCTGAACCGACGCGGCACCGCGTTCACCTGTGCGTGCTTCGGCTCATCCGTCAAGCCCCTGGGACCGATACATGTCGTCAGGAACCTGATGATCGCCCTGATCGCATGCGTGGGAATGCTCTTCTCCCCTGAGGCGGGCCGGCTTCCCTCGACGATGATCGCCCTAGCGGTCGTCACCGGGCTCACCGCAGGAGGTTTCCTCATCGCATTGGATCGTCTTTCCGATCTCTTCTCATCCGGCGGCTCACGGATCTCCCTCAACGACAGGTAA